Proteins co-encoded in one Setaria viridis chromosome 9, Setaria_viridis_v4.0, whole genome shotgun sequence genomic window:
- the LOC117835087 gene encoding uncharacterized protein, whose product MREYGRHGEEEEHEPQPGCGEGAGQAAANCAAVCCCCPLALLDVLLLVTVKLPAGVMRRVKRRRRRHRVSRKKRSAAAVAEPASPSGSSGKAMIGAASSPLETEEEEAAAAVSEFEREIMSSRFYGAGFWRTVSSGSSSSASMRHQ is encoded by the coding sequence ATGCGCGAGTACGGGCGgcacggggaggaggaggagcatgaGCCCCAGCCGGGGtgcggggagggggcggggcaggcggcggccaaCTGCGCGGCggtatgctgctgctgcccgctGGCGCTGCTCGACGTCCTGCTGCTCGTCACCGTCAAGCTTCCCGCGGGCGTCATGCGGCGGgtgaagcggaggaggaggcgccaccGTGTCAGCCGCAAGaagcggtcggcggcggcggtggcggagcccGCGTCGCCGTCCGGGAGCAGCGGCAAGGCGATGATCGgcgcggcctcgtcgccgctggagaccgaggaggaggaggcggcggcggcggtgtcggaGTTCGAGCGCGAGATCATGAGCTCCCGGTTCTACGGCGCCGGCTTCTGGCGCACCGTCTcctccggctccagctcctccgcctccatgcGCCACCAGTAG